The DNA sequence AATTCTGATCAAGTGTCACAGTCCACTGTCATCAGAATACAGAACTTCTTACTTTGGCGCAATGGACAAGAACTTAACAGTGCTCAAGATCGTGGTGCCACGGTCCTGGGGCTTGAGAACTCGAAGATTGAGCTAATTCCAAgacataaatttgaaaaaggtAAAGGGATTCTTGATGCAGAGTGCGCTGTTTGCTTGAGCGAGTTTGCAGAGGATGAAGAAATACGAACTTTGCCAGAATGTTTGCATTCTTTTCATGTAGAGTGCATTGACATGTGGCTTCATTCACATCCTAATTGTCCAACATGTCGGGCCAATGCTTCACCACCATCCTCCTCCTTGCTATTACATCCTTGCCCAAAGTGATACCGTGGTTATGGCATAGCATATTAGGAGAGATGAAGAATTGAAGAAAGGGACCGTGCAGTTAGCTTGGTTACATGCAAATGAAAGGACAGCGCAGGGCCGGCCCTTCATAAGGCGATCAAGGCGAATGGCTAGGACAGCCCTTCATAAGGCGATCAAGGCGAATGGCTAGGACATCACTGTCCCACGGGCACCAAAAAAATCTATGCATATGTAataaataatgataaatttatgCATTTATAGACATACATTTAAATTGATTGTgttgttaattttaaaataacgtttttattaaatcattgtatattgatttgaatgtatgtaaaattttcatttactaTCTTGAAAAATAGGGACATCAATCACATCATTATCAAAATTCGTCTAGGACACTCAAATCTGTGGGACGGCCTGGGTCAGTGCGTCTTTCTTTAATGTAGCAGAACTTGCATTACATGAAAACTGAAAGACTTGTTACCAGTTCCTTATGTCAAAATTAGAAGAAGAATTTAATTCGGTTATATTGCAAGCTGCTGCAGCTGTTAGCTGTTACCCTATCTTTTCTAATTTCTGTAGACAATGGTATTAGATTTTTACACGCCtaactaaaaattattacaaTTCTAAATCAATAGAACAAGAAGCACATCTGTCATCGTTTGGCCATTAGTCTGTGACCTTCAGATGAATAAAATCATGAACTCGAAATCTTGCTTTATTTTAGCAACGCAGAAAACAAAGCACAAATGTATTGATGTATATAAGATTTAATTTCCATTACACTTTATTGAGAATGAATAAGAAGGATGGTCAAGACTTGGATATTACTAAGTGCAGTTACATGCCTAAGGTTTCATACCCCTAAGACCACGTCTGTGAATTTGATCTTGTTTCCCAGTACAAACGCAAAGACCATCGACACACTT is a window from the Daucus carota subsp. sativus chromosome 8, DH1 v3.0, whole genome shotgun sequence genome containing:
- the LOC135148519 gene encoding RING-H2 finger protein ATL51-like, encoding MVSCQNRIERHNSDQVSQSTVIRIQNFLLWRNGQELNSAQDRGATVLGLENSKIELIPRHKFEKGKGILDAECAVCLSEFAEDEEIRTLPECLHSFHVECIDMWLHSHPNCPTCRANASPPSSSLLLHPCPK